The window TTGTCCAAGGAGGAGGAAATGATACTGCCATGCAATCGGTGTCACTGGCACGCTCCCTCGCGAGCCATGCGGCTTTCTCTGGCGCACGGGGAGGGGTAGGTGTCGGGCGCCACTGGTCGCCCTGGCGCCAGACCGGGAAAGGCACGGACGGACCTAGTTGTGTGGCCACAGGCCGGCACGGAGCTGTAGCTGCCCAGCCGGGCCGCCGGGGAGGAGGAGCCTGCGCCCGAGCCCATCCACGAGAGGCAAAGGGAAATGCGGAGCGTGAGATCCTAGTTGCCCGGCACAGATGAGCTCGAGGAGTCCCTCACAAGCATCGGCTGGCCGATCTCGTCGAAATCGCTGTCGGATCTGTTCCCAGCCTGGCGAAGTGGAGGGTAGAGGAGATGATGGTGGAGTTGAGAGGTCGAGAGAGTGAGGTTTGACAAGGTTTGGGAATCCGGGGTGGGGTATTTGTGGGGACATGAGCCGCGACAGTGTGGGCGAGAATGGGCTGGTGCGACGTGGCGGCGATGTCCAGGGGCATCCGGTCCACCCCATATCACACTTTATTTGTGCCAATCCACAGCCATGGTCCTCAAATGTCTGCCCCAAATCCCTACAAAAGCGTGCAGATCGACATGCAACATATAAAATAAAACATTGTAATCTGACATAGATAGGGGATTAAGTTACAATCTGGTCCGAAAGAGCCGCCGGAGTTCATCACTTAACTAAAACACTTTGATTAAAAGTAATTAATAAGAGAGAGCCGTCGGAGTTCACCACTTCCTCGCCGGTCGCTTCCCCTTGAGGTCTCGGGAGCGCGGGTTGTCCTCGATGGGCGGAGCGTCATCATTGGTGGTGTCGTTGTCCTAGGAGGAGGAGATGATACTGCCATGCAATCGGTGGCACGGGCATGCTCCCTCGCGAGCCATGCGGCTTTCTCCGGTGCAAGGGAGGGGCAGGTGTCGGGCGCCACTGTTCGCCCTGCCGCCTTACCGAGAAAGGCACAGATGGACCAAGTTGTGCGGCCACAGGCTGACACAGAGTTGTAGCTGCCCACCCGGGCCACCGGGGAGGAGGCAAGGGGCAATGCGGAGCGTGAGATCCTAGTTGCCCGACGCAGGCGAGCTCGAGGAGTCCATCACCAGCGTCGGCCGGTCGATCTCGTCGGAATCGCTATCGGATCTGTTCCCGACCATGGTGGAGGGGGGGTAGAGGAGGGGGAGGAGACGATAGTGGAGTTGAGAGGTCGAGAGAGTGAGGTTTGACAAGGGTTTGGGGACATGGGTTGCGACAGTGTGGGTGAGAATGGGCTGGTGCGACGTGGCGGCGATGTCTAGGGGCATTCGGTCCACCCCATATCGCCCCAATATGGGCTGGGTATGGGATGTGCCAGGCAGTCTTGACGTTTAGCCAGCGTTTGCCATGTCCGGTTGGTTGGTGTTTCGCTATCGGGTAGTGACCGGGCATGCCGCTTGGGCAATTGAAGTGGATATGGGGGCTCCGGTTGTAGATGGTCTTACATCAGCGCATGTCGGCATGTGCAAATTACACAAGACAGAACCGGAAGGGTGTTCAATTATCctgagtactccctccgtcccataatgtaagacgttggacggagggagtaaataAGAAGACCGCCAATCAGCCACCAGGTATTAGCTCTGAATCCGCGATAATTTAATACCCAGTAACAAATACTCCTATAACATCAAACAGAGTGTCACAGTTTTTAATGTTATCAGAGTAGCATCATATACTGTTGCATCCTTATTCAATAAAGGGGTGCATGTTATTGCAGTTTGCGAGCATATAATTTCTTAGATCAGCCAGCTCTACAGTGTCGTAGCATCATGCTTGACGAATTGTTCTAGCTAATCATTGTGTGGTAGCGGGTGGTCATGGAGTCGTCGCAGCCTTGAATGTTAGGTAGTGTTAGTGGTACCACAAGCAGAATGATTGCAAGCGGCCAAGTTGCACGTCGCCATGGAAGCTCGCTGAATAGTATCACTGTGTGAACATTCGATTCTATCACTTTCCTGTCACTTAGACACTGACATGAAATTAACGCTGTCACAGAAAGTAGATGTCAACATAATATTGCCTTACAAAACTTCTGCATTGAGCTACCAAAATGGACAGAAATCAATTACCTATTCGATAATAAAACCATTGCGGAGCTTTGTTGGGGCTAAACCGGGCCATGGCCCGCCCAGGTTTTTCACAATTTTTAGTGTAAGAAGATCATTGAAACAAGGCGTAATAAGGTAAATATTAGTATCTTCCCAGTAACTTTTTTGTTAACATATCGGATGAAAATTCAATGAGAACAAAAGCTATTGAGTATTCACAAATGTCTAAAAAAAAATGTGATCTTGTTTAGTCTGGCCCGCCCAACTTTTTCTTTCAAGCTCCGCCAATGGTTCTGGCAACTCTAATATCAATCAGTGCAGGTGCAAATTGCACAAGACAGAACCAGAAGGGTGTCCAGTTATCCTGAGTAAATAAGAAGACCGCCGATCAGCCTCCATGTAAAAGaaagaaagttaaaaagaaaaacagaataaTCTATTACCACTTCCAAGATTCTGTGAAGCTCACTACAATAATTTTACCAAGGGGCAAAAATAGGAAGTTAGAACGCAAGTCAGGATTAGATTGCAGTAAATCCAAAGATTCAATTACCTACTGTATTTTTATGACCAAAATGCAGCCTTGTGCTTTTACCAGTTCCGCCTGAACTGAGGCCCACAATTCGTAAATGCATGGATAAATTTGTGACTTCAGAAATTAGCAAGCACCCTCATCAAAACAGAAACCTTACATGTTTATCAAGATAGTCGTAAATACCGCCTCGGAAAAATTCAGCACTTTGTCAGCAAATTTTTTACAGTTTGTTGAAATGAAACTTCTACCAACTAATAAGAAAATAGAATGAGTACTACTGATGTGTTTATGAACAAGTAACTTACAGATTCATGAATCATGATACATATGCTGATCAGGGCACTTCATGAGAAGGAACGAAGGCGCAAAGGCGGCATGACGCGCACTCAATTCTTCATGGTGGCATTCGCGTGCAGTTTTGCCTACTACATCTTCCCAGGCTACCTGTTTGAGATGCTCACTTCCATTTCCTGGATCTGTTGGATCTTCCCCGCCTCTGTAGTCGCTCAACAGCTTGGCTCAGGCCTCCACGGCCTTGGCATAGGTGCAATTGGGCTTGACTGGTCATCCATCTCCTCGTACCTCGGAAGCCCTCTCGCTAGCCCCTTGTTTGCCACTGCCAACATTGCCGTGGGCTTCTTCATCTACATTTATCTAGTCACGCCCATCGCCTACTGGTTCAACGTCTACGAGGCGCGGAACTTCCCCATCTTTTCAGATGGTCTCTTTACGGCGACTGGTCAGAAATACAACATCTCTAGTATTGTGGATTCCGAGTTCCACTTCGATGCAAATGCCTATGAGAAGAATGGGCCACTATACATAAGCACATTCTTTGCTGTCAGCTATGGTCttggttttgcttgcctgactgCAACGATTGTCCATGTTATCCTTTTCCATGGAAGGTACGTAATTTCACTATCTGCTTCCTTTGTCCTTTGAGCAAAAGTAGCTAGATATGCGACTAAACTTGCAATGTGTACTTGTGTCCGTCCAGTGAAATTTGGCAGTTAAGCAAATCAGCTTTCCAGGATAGAAAGATGGATGTACACACAAAGCTTATGAGGAGATACAGGCAGGTCCCTGAATGGTGGTTCATTTGCATCCTTGTTGCCAGTGCTGCAATCACCGTGTTCACTTGTGAGTACTACATTGAGCAACTTCAGTTACCCTGGTGGGGGATACTGCTTGCATGTGCCCTTTCCATTTTCTACACCCTTCCAATTGGAATCATCACAGCAACAACCAACCAGGTATGGATCCAAACTTGAACACACATGGATCCTATATGTCCTGCAGCTCTAGCTAGGAGCAGCTAGCAGTTTAGCTATTTATTTTTATATCATATTGACAGACTCCAGGTTTGAATATCATCACGGAGTACATCATGGGTTACTTATATCCTGGACGACCTGTTGCAAACATGTGTTTCAAGGTATATGGCCACGTTGCCCCTCGTCAAGCTCTAGCATTTCTGCAAGATTTTAAGTTGGGCCACTACATGAAGATTCCCCCAAGGACCATGTTTATGGCTCAGGTCAGCTACTACACTAGTCACATGAACAACGACCGTTACTTGTCCAAGATAATCACATTTATATTTTCCCCATTGTATCAATTGTACGTGTCCCTAGCTAAAAGTGAAGTTATTGAAAATAACAGGTTGTAGGCACTTTGATATCAGCATTTGTGTACCTTGGAACAGCATGGTGGATGATGGACACAATCCCCAATATGTGCAACACCGAGCTCCTCCCAGCAGGCAGCACTTGGACCTGCCCTTACGATCATTTATTCTACGATGCATCAGTCATATGGGGCCTTATCAGCCCACGCAGAATATTCGGTGATTTGGGAACTTACTCTGCTGTGAACTGGTTCTTTTTGGGCGGTGCCATTGCTCCCCTCCTTGTCTGGCTTGCACACAAGGCATTCCCAGGCCAAAAATGGATCTTACTTGTCAATATGCCTGTGCTGCTTGGTGGAATCAGTCATATGCCTCCTGCCACTGCAGTAAACTACACGGCGTGGATATGCGTTGCATTTTTGTCAGGTTATGTGGTCTATAAGTACCGACATAACTGGTGGAAGAGACACAATTACCTTCTTTCAGGTGCCCTTGATGCTGGTTTGGCATTCATGGCTGTCTTGATATATTTATGCCTGGAACTAGATAACATCACTTTGAACTGGTGGGGCAATGTCTCAGATGGATGTCCTCTGGCTTCTTGCCCCACTGCAAAGGGTATAATTGTACATGGTTGTCCGGTGCATAATTGAGAATATTCTCATGCATCCACGGCAGGCCTGAGGATAAAATTGAGAGCAAGAAAAGATGAATGAGGGCTCCAGGGATGAGAGATTTTGCATGGTATTCTCCTTTGTATATAAAGATTTAGAGCATTCACTAAAGGTCTGCATTTAGAAAGAATAAAGAAGAAATTGCTTTCAGGTGCCCTTGATGCTGCTTTGGCTTTAATGGTCGTCTCAATCTATTTATACATAGGAATAGAGAACATCAGTTTAGATTGGTGGGGAAATGGTTTGGATGGCGTCTTGCCCCACTGCAAAGGCATAACTATAGAAGAATACCCGGCATGGTGGGGGATAAAAAACTGAATTGTCTTAACGATCTGTTTGGATGTCTGTATTGGGGGGCTCCGTATTGAATTGGTTGTAATACCAAATCAGCAATGAAACTGTCATGGGCATGAATACAAATTAATTGTTTAGATGTTCACTGAATTGGCCGATCGAGTCTTAGTGAGGCTTTAATGCCAAATCTTGTTTGGATGGCAAACTTTGTAATTGCGTAGTAACATCAGTATGAAGATGATGCATTGCACATTTCACTTGCTAAAAGCCAGGTACCCAAATTCGAATAATTCGAGCAGAAAACATTGCCTTGCACAATTATTCAgacaaacaaaaacaaaattggATACAGGTAGAAGGCTGCAATTTGCATCAGAAAAATCAACTGTTCTACGGCAAATATTAAAATCTATCACTTCCAATTATTatctacttcctccgttcctaaatataagtttttttagacatttcaaatggactacaacatacagatgtatgtagacatattttagagtgtagattcactcattttgctggatgtagtcacttgttggaatctctaaaaagacttatacttgggaatggagggagtagatatGAGGTATGTAGCAGTGCATTCAGTTCAGGGTGATAGCAGAATGTGCACCACTGATGATGAGGTAACCAGTGGCGTGGGGGCTCAATGTTAACGGTGTGAAGAAAAAGGCACTAACTCTCAGTTTTttagttcaaataaggtttaaattTTGATGTGAGGCTAGGCTGAATATGAGTAATTTTTTCCCAATTTTGGAGGGGGGGCTCGAGCCTATGGAAGCACCCCCCTCCCCCTACATTCACCACTGGAGGTAACGATAATACAGTTCTGCAAGCTTGCTGTATGAGTCTCGCCTTTTATAACAAAACCATACGCCTTGGATGCAAAATACGAGAAATGCAACCATAATACCATGAAATTGGTTTACTTGTTGCCATCATATATAACTGGGTAATAAACTGGAGTTGTCAATTTTATGCAATaatttcttcatcttcatgtCTGACTGCCAAAAGAAAGTGTAAGCTATGAGTGACCAACTATATGTACAGAGAGAGTATTTAAGGGAAATCAGAACTCAACACCAAGGGTATAGAACTTCAGaaaattatactccctccgtccggaaatacttgtcggatcCATTCCTCCGACaggtatttccggacggagggagtagttcccACGTTCACAGGTAAGAAAATTAACTGAGGCAACGACACTATAACCTGTGGCATAGCTACTTACTCTGCAGAGATCCATCAATGCATCCGCTCTGAACTTTTGCTCCTGAACCAATGCTGGGCAGAGGACGAACGGGAGGCCGGGAAGGGGAAGAAGGGGCAGATAAGGAGATGGGGATCCGGCGGCAGTGCACAGCCGGAGGAGATGGGACCCGGCGTCGGGGAGGGCCGCTACGGCCAGAGGAGATGGGATCCGGCGGCGGGCATGCAGGGCCAGGGAGTGCCGCGGCGGCCAGAGGAGAagatttgtttttcttttttcttttttggagGGCCAGAGGAGGAGATGGGAGTCAATTCCAACGAAATCGGACCGGGGAAACTCCGTAACTAGACGCTTAGGaaggtgcttagaaaaataaattAAGCTTTTTTTAAATACCGGTGCCTATTTCTACAGGAGAGACACTTAATCAAGTGTCTGTTCTGTACAAATAAGTACCGGTGCTTTAGAAAAGTCTGGTTTATTTCTTCAAGCACCTTGGATTGTACAAGGCCTAACGAAGTATCTATTTTCTGTTTTGCGTTTTGTCTTTCAATTTTTTTCTGCTTTTCTCATTTTTGGTTCTTTTTTTTCATGCTcgtttttgttttgcattttccttttttctttcatTTTTATTTTGCGAACATCTTTCCAAATTCATGAATATATTTTTTGAAATCGTGAAGattttttaaatttgtgaacaatttGTGAAATTGCGGAATATTGTTTGAAATTATTCAACATTTGTCCGAATCGGCAAACATTTTTAGAACCAATATTTCTTGAAATCtggaaatatttttcaaaattcatgattttttttgacaatttttttgaaaatgcatgaacatttttcGAATCAACGGACATTTTTTGAATCAATGAAATTTTTGTAATTCAAGACTTTTATTCTCTTAGTGAACAATTTTTATTATTttagtgaacattttttaaaagatcatgaatattttttaatgTACCCGAACATATTTTTAGTACcacgaacatttttcaaaatcttgaacattttttgaatatgcGATCATTTTGAAAACAATCCACAAAATTTTTATAatttcgtgaacattttttgaatccaaacatttttttgtttgttttgatGAAATAGTATTGGATGAAAGTATGAAACATACGTGATAGAAATGTATGAATGAGAGAGAAAGAAACTATCATGAGCAGGAAAAAATGCAGCGAATGAGCGGGAGTTGGGCCAACCCATGTAATGATGCCAGACTCCCCCATGTTGTGTGTTTCATCGTCTTTTGACGCGCAGGTCGCCAAATAGGAGGACCCTCCATAACATGGAAGGGGAGAGCGCGTAATAGCGAATTCACTTATGTATTTGGGCCCATTTCCATTCGACGTTTTGGTGCGCATCAAATTCGACGTTTTGGTGTCCAATATAGGAGTCCAGTACAGACATAAAGAGCATGAAAAGATTGTAGGGATGAAAATTTTCACTGTTTCATGGCATTCAAATGTAAAAAAATATTTAAAGCTTTCAAATATCAAGGCGAAGGGATTTAAAGGTCTAAATGCATGGCataaagaagaaagaagaggatgCAGCTAGGCTTCATTGAATGTTCTGTGGAAGAGGGCACACGGGAACAAGCGCGAGGCGTAGAGTtaatagcataaaactaccatAGTTGGGGTTAGGTTTTCAAAAGACTACCTTTTTTTTAACCTAACATGGTTTTTATTCGCTGTTTAAAAGAACTACCATGTTGCATTGATTATTGTGTTGGTTAACTTTAATCGCGATTATGACAGATCGGGTCCACACGTTAGACCTGATGTGGCATACAACTTAGAGGTGTTTATTTGATCGTATGTTTGGCATTATGACAAGATGGGCTCACATGTCATCATTAACACTCTTCTCTCTCAAGCTTATTTCATCGCAAGCATTTCATCAAATAGTACACATGCGCACATCTGCCGGAGTCGGAACAGTGCAAGTCGAGGCGTGCTCGACGACGACAGCCACAATCATGTCCACCACAACAAGGGCCATGCTCATGCCAGCGTGGCCAGCAAGGCCAAGGCGCAGCCGGCACGTGACGGCAGTGCCTGGTGGCAGTCAAAGCATGCCTTCGAGCTCCGTTGCGTGGACCACTAGCTCCCAGGCCGGTGGTTCAGGATAAGCATGACCGGCGGTGGAGGTTGGCGAGGTATCACGGGTGAATGGCAAGGGCAGTGGTACGACCTCAGCCTGGCACGAGAGGAAGGCCGAGGTCGTCCATGGCGGCGTTAGTGAGATGGGAGAGAAAGGGGGAGGGGGTGAGAGGGAAAAGATAAGAGGCTGAGCGGAGGGGCACCAAGTTAGCAACGCCCACGAGGCCATGCtagtttttattataccaccTTTATATACCTATTATTTTTGGaccaactgttggggaacgtagtaatttcaaaaaaattcctacgcacacgcaagatcatggtgatgcatagcaacgagaggggagagtgttgtctgcgtaccctcgtagatcgtaagcggaagcgttataacaacgcggtagatgtagtcgtacgtcttcaggatcgaccgatcctcagcaccgaacgtacggcacctccgcgttcagcacacgttcagctcggtgacgtcccacgaactcacgatccagtagagcttccgggaagagcttcgtcagcacgacgatgtggtgacagtgatgacgatgataccgacgcagggcttcgcctaagcaccgctacgatatgaccgaggtggattatggtggagggggggccctcacacggctaagagatcaatgatcaattgttgtgtcttggggtgcacccctgcccccgtatataaaggagctagggggaggcggccggccaaggacgagggcgcgccaaggggggagtcctactcccaccgggggtaggactccttctttcctagtaggagtaggagaagggggaagggaaggagagaggaggaaggaaaggggggcgccgccccccctccttgtccaattcggactagagggggatggggcacgcggcctgccctggccgcccctcctcttctccactaaggcccaataggcccattacactccccggggggttccggtaaccccccggtactccggtatatgtctgaaacctcctgaaacactttcggtgtccgaacatagtcgtccaatatatcgatctttacgtctcgaccatttcgagactccttgtcatgtctgtgatcatatccgggactccgaactaccttcggtacatcaaaacacaaaaaatcataataccgatcgtcacagaactttaagcgtgcggaccctacgggttcgagaactatgtagacatgaccgagacatgtctccggtcaataaccaatagcggaacctggatgctcatatcggttcctacatattctacgaagatctttatcggtcaaaccgcataacagcatacgttgttccctttgtcatcggtatgttacttgcccgagattcgattgtcggtatctcaatacctagctcaatctcgttaccggcaagtctctttactcgttcggtaatgcatcatcccgcaactaactcattagtcacattgcttgcaaggcttattgtgatgtgcattaccgagagggcccagagatagctctccaacaatcggagtgacaaatcctaatatcgatctatgccaactcaacaaacaccatcggagacacctgtagagcacctttataatcacccagttatgttgtgacgtttggtagcacacaaagtgttcttccggtattcgggagttgcataatctcatagtcacaggaacatgtataagtcatggagaaagcaatagcagtaaactaaacgatcaagtgctaagctaacggaatgggtcaagtcaatcacatcattctcctaatgatgtgatcccgttaatcaaatgacaactcatgtccatggctaggaaactcaaccatctttgattaacgagctagtcaagtagaggcatactagtgacactatgtttgtctatgtattcacacatgtattatgtttccggttaatacaattctagcatgaataataaacattcatcatgatatgaggaaataaataataactttattattgcctctagggcatatttccttcagtctcccatttgcactagagtcaataatctagattacacagtaatgattctaacacccatggagtcttggtgttgatcatgttttgctcatggaagaggcttagtcaacgggtctgcaacattcagatccgtatgtat is drawn from Aegilops tauschii subsp. strangulata cultivar AL8/78 chromosome 1, Aet v6.0, whole genome shotgun sequence and contains these coding sequences:
- the LOC109773600 gene encoding oligopeptide transporter 7 isoform X1, whose amino-acid sequence is MASSSHQEELHEQGQEDEEGEDHDQHGDQITAPLLQPSSSPEEGEEWEEAENSPVEQVALTVPVGDDPSTPVLTFRMWVLGATACVALSFLNTFFGYRKEPLEITAISAQVAVVPLGRLMAAALPERAFFRGRRWEFTLNPGPFNVKEHVLITIFANAGAGSVFAINLVTVLRVFYGKPISFLVSLLVVLTSQVLGFGWAGIFRRYLVEPAAMWWPSNLVQVSLFRALHEKERRRKGGMTRTQFFMVAFACSFAYYIFPGYLFEMLTSISWICWIFPASVVAQQLGSGLHGLGIGAIGLDWSSISSYLGSPLASPLFATANIAVGFFIYIYLVTPIAYWFNVYEARNFPIFSDGLFTATGQKYNISSIVDSEFHFDANAYEKNGPLYISTFFAVSYGLGFACLTATIVHVILFHGSEIWQLSKSAFQDRKMDVHTKLMRRYRQVPEWWFICILVASAAITVFTCEYYIEQLQLPWWGILLACALSIFYTLPIGIITATTNQTPGLNIITEYIMGYLYPGRPVANMCFKVYGHVAPRQALAFLQDFKLGHYMKIPPRTMFMAQVVGTLISAFVYLGTAWWMMDTIPNMCNTELLPAGSTWTCPYDHLFYDASVIWGLISPRRIFGDLGTYSAVNWFFLGGAIAPLLVWLAHKAFPGQKWILLVNMPVLLGGISHMPPATAVNYTAWICVAFLSGYVVYKYRHNWWKRHNYLLSGALDAGLAFMAVLIYLCLELDNITLNWWGNVSDGCPLASCPTAKGIIVHGCPVHN
- the LOC109773600 gene encoding oligopeptide transporter 7 isoform X3, encoding MNKARKTKKGKTTTSMVTKSPPHFPSSSPEEGEEWEEAENSPVEQVALTVPVGDDPSTPVLTFRMWVLGATACVALSFLNTFFGYRKEPLEITAISAQVAVVPLGRLMAAALPERAFFRGRRWEFTLNPGPFNVKEHVLITIFANAGAGSVFAINLVTVLRVFYGKPISFLVSLLVVLTSQVLGFGWAGIFRRYLVEPAAMWWPSNLVQVSLFRALHEKERRRKGGMTRTQFFMVAFACSFAYYIFPGYLFEMLTSISWICWIFPASVVAQQLGSGLHGLGIGAIGLDWSSISSYLGSPLASPLFATANIAVGFFIYIYLVTPIAYWFNVYEARNFPIFSDGLFTATGQKYNISSIVDSEFHFDANAYEKNGPLYISTFFAVSYGLGFACLTATIVHVILFHGSEIWQLSKSAFQDRKMDVHTKLMRRYRQVPEWWFICILVASAAITVFTCEYYIEQLQLPWWGILLACALSIFYTLPIGIITATTNQTPGLNIITEYIMGYLYPGRPVANMCFKVYGHVAPRQALAFLQDFKLGHYMKIPPRTMFMAQVVGTLISAFVYLGTAWWMMDTIPNMCNTELLPAGSTWTCPYDHLFYDASVIWGLISPRRIFGDLGTYSAVNWFFLGGAIAPLLVWLAHKAFPGQKWILLVNMPVLLGGISHMPPATAVNYTAWICVAFLSGYVVYKYRHNWWKRHNYLLSGALDAGLAFMAVLIYLCLELDNITLNWWGNVSDGCPLASCPTAKGIIVHGCPVHN
- the LOC109773600 gene encoding oligopeptide transporter 7 isoform X4, with product MNKARKTKKGKTTTSMPSSSPEEGEEWEEAENSPVEQVALTVPVGDDPSTPVLTFRMWVLGATACVALSFLNTFFGYRKEPLEITAISAQVAVVPLGRLMAAALPERAFFRGRRWEFTLNPGPFNVKEHVLITIFANAGAGSVFAINLVTVLRVFYGKPISFLVSLLVVLTSQVLGFGWAGIFRRYLVEPAAMWWPSNLVQVSLFRALHEKERRRKGGMTRTQFFMVAFACSFAYYIFPGYLFEMLTSISWICWIFPASVVAQQLGSGLHGLGIGAIGLDWSSISSYLGSPLASPLFATANIAVGFFIYIYLVTPIAYWFNVYEARNFPIFSDGLFTATGQKYNISSIVDSEFHFDANAYEKNGPLYISTFFAVSYGLGFACLTATIVHVILFHGSEIWQLSKSAFQDRKMDVHTKLMRRYRQVPEWWFICILVASAAITVFTCEYYIEQLQLPWWGILLACALSIFYTLPIGIITATTNQTPGLNIITEYIMGYLYPGRPVANMCFKVYGHVAPRQALAFLQDFKLGHYMKIPPRTMFMAQVVGTLISAFVYLGTAWWMMDTIPNMCNTELLPAGSTWTCPYDHLFYDASVIWGLISPRRIFGDLGTYSAVNWFFLGGAIAPLLVWLAHKAFPGQKWILLVNMPVLLGGISHMPPATAVNYTAWICVAFLSGYVVYKYRHNWWKRHNYLLSGALDAGLAFMAVLIYLCLELDNITLNWWGNVSDGCPLASCPTAKGIIVHGCPVHN
- the LOC109773600 gene encoding oligopeptide transporter 7 isoform X2 — protein: MASSSHQEELHEQGQEDEEGEDHDQHVQPSSSPEEGEEWEEAENSPVEQVALTVPVGDDPSTPVLTFRMWVLGATACVALSFLNTFFGYRKEPLEITAISAQVAVVPLGRLMAAALPERAFFRGRRWEFTLNPGPFNVKEHVLITIFANAGAGSVFAINLVTVLRVFYGKPISFLVSLLVVLTSQVLGFGWAGIFRRYLVEPAAMWWPSNLVQVSLFRALHEKERRRKGGMTRTQFFMVAFACSFAYYIFPGYLFEMLTSISWICWIFPASVVAQQLGSGLHGLGIGAIGLDWSSISSYLGSPLASPLFATANIAVGFFIYIYLVTPIAYWFNVYEARNFPIFSDGLFTATGQKYNISSIVDSEFHFDANAYEKNGPLYISTFFAVSYGLGFACLTATIVHVILFHGSEIWQLSKSAFQDRKMDVHTKLMRRYRQVPEWWFICILVASAAITVFTCEYYIEQLQLPWWGILLACALSIFYTLPIGIITATTNQTPGLNIITEYIMGYLYPGRPVANMCFKVYGHVAPRQALAFLQDFKLGHYMKIPPRTMFMAQVVGTLISAFVYLGTAWWMMDTIPNMCNTELLPAGSTWTCPYDHLFYDASVIWGLISPRRIFGDLGTYSAVNWFFLGGAIAPLLVWLAHKAFPGQKWILLVNMPVLLGGISHMPPATAVNYTAWICVAFLSGYVVYKYRHNWWKRHNYLLSGALDAGLAFMAVLIYLCLELDNITLNWWGNVSDGCPLASCPTAKGIIVHGCPVHN